A stretch of DNA from Methanobrevibacter sp.:
TTCATGTAATTTCAGCATCACTTTTGAGGATGTTATGGGTGGAAACTATACTCTCGGTGTAATGAACGACCATAACTTCAATACCTATATTTTTGATGTCAAATTTGAAATGAAAGTGCCGAATTTCATCATATCCGAAGATGAAGTATATGAAAACTTAACCGATGCTATTGATGCCGTTGCGGAAAATGGTGTTATCTATGCAAATGTGAATTACTATACTGAAGACAATATGGAAATTGATATCCGTAAATCATTCACCCTTAAAAACTTCAGAGATGACGGAATTATTTTCGACGGAAGCGGTGCAAAATGGTTCTTTACAATAGCTGAAGGATGCACTGTTGTATTTGATGGAATTTCCTTTACTGATGGAGCCGTAAAAAATCATGCAAGCATTGAAAATTACGGTACTTTAATCATTAAGAACTGTACATTTGAAAGCTTTGAAACAGGTGCCATTATATACAATTTAGGTTTGTTAAATATATTAAACACTACATTTACACTCAATTCTGTTAATAATGCTGTTGTTTGGAATGATGCGGATTTAGTTATCGATACCGTCGAATTTTCATACAATATTGTCAATATAAGTTCTGTTGTATACACCAATGGTGCTGCAGAGATTGTTGCTTCCAATTTCACAGGCAACTATAATTTTGGAAATGGCGGTGTAATCTATAACACTAAGTCATTATCTGTTAAAGACACTGTTTTTACAGAAAATGAAGGTTACAATGGTGGAGCTGTTTATAATGAAGGAACCTTAGAAGTTATAAACTCCACTTTTGAAGACAACACTGCAAACGGATACGGTGGGGCAGTTTACAATGGAAATGAAGCAAACATACTAAATTCAACATTCACAGGATCATCCAGTGAATTTGATGGTGGTGCCATTTATAATAACAACATTCTTACTTTGGATAATTCCACATTGGTTGGAAATACCGCAACCGGCAAAGGTGGAGCAATCTACAACAACAAATCTGCAGTAGTTACAAAATCAGTATTCGGAATTAACTTTGCTGATGAATTTGCAAACATTTTCAATGCAGGAGATATTCAATTCAGTGAAAACGTATTTGATTTCTATGATGTGATATTGCACATTCCTGATGGTGAATATGGCATTCCTACAACAATTACAGGTACACTTAACCCTGAATTCAACATGGACCTTCAAGTAGTATTGCCTGGTTTTGTCAATAATAACTATGCCTCAGTAACTATTTCAGAAGGAGTATTTGAATATACTACAGACATCCTGCCAAAAGGAATTTATGATGTTGTATTAAATGAAGTCATTTATGATGGCTACGGCAACATCTATTATGGACAATCAATAGCGGACAGGCTTATCATACATAAGGCAAATGTCTACATCAACATTACTGTAGATGATATTGTCCTTAGAAATTCACTTCAAGCTGCACCGGTTTTAAATATCAGTGCAAGTAAAGACGGATTATTGCGTATTCTTTTCAATAATAAGTTTTCCGAAGTAAATGTCACAGGCGGTCAGGCCACATTAACATTGGATGAAGTTGGTGAAGGAAACTACAGCGTATTTGTTGTCCGTGAGGGTGATGAAAACCATAACGATGCTGTAAACACAACCACATTCAAAGTTACAGAATATGAAGGTAATTTCATTGTAAACAGTACCGGCAATAAATTTGATACATTACGTGAAGCCCTCGAAGATTCTTCAAATGATGATGTCATTTATGTAAATGAAGGAAATTATTCCGGTGCTGACAATTTGGGATTGACTATTTTAGGTAAGAAATTATCTATAATTTCACTTGGGGATGTTGTTTTCGATGGAAATTCAACTGATTTAAGCTTTTTGACTATTGATGAAACTTCTGAGGTTACTATATATGATGTTGTAATTACAGGTTTTAATGGTAATCAAAATAGGGTCATTTGGAATAAGGGTAATTTGACTATTGATGGAGTTACCATTTTCAATAATACTTTAACTGGAAGTGATAAATCATTTATATATAATGATGGAAAATTAAACATTGTTGAATCAGGATTTTATGACAATAAATTATATTCTGCAAATTTAATATACAGTTCTTCCTCATCCAGTATTATAGTTAACGAATCAACATTTGAGAACAATACAATCGATGGGGCCTGTGTCATGATTCTTAGTCATGTGAATTCAGCAAAAATCATATCAAATGTATTTACTGAAAACAAAATAATATCTGAGTTATATAATATTATTGATGTTTACAATTCTGAAAATGTTCTCATTAACTCTGAGTTTTACAATAATACTCTAGATGGGGAGATTATTTTTGCGGCTGGTAACAATAATCTGCTTGTAAATAATTCCATATTCACAGGCAATAAAGCAAGTCAAATAATTTCCTCAGGATACAGGGATCAAATTACTATTTCAGGATCACTATTCACAGACAATATTGTTAGAAATGTTGTTTTAAGTGGAGGTAATAATCTATCTGTTCTTGAATCAGTATTTTCAGCCAACACACTTTCAGGAAATGGTGCATTATATATTAGATCAAGTGTGAATGCAACAATCAATGGCAGTGTGTTTACAGGCAATAAAGCAGACGAATATAGAAACATTTATGCTCAAACCAGTAATTTGAATATTACTAATTCAGTATTTGATGCAATAAACGTTGATTTCACTGTTCATGATGTTGACTATGGACAAACTGAAACAATTGAAGGAACTGTTGATATTGGTGTAAACTTCCAATTTACTGTTAATTTGGACATTAACTCCAATACTTATTCAGTCAACGTAACTGGCGGTAAGTTCACCTGCAATGCAGGCATTCTTAACGGTGGCGACTATACTGTTGTATTAAATCCAAAAGATAATAATTCAAACACTTTTGTATTTGATAAAATAACTAAAATGTTCACCGTAAATCGTATTAATCCTGGTTTAAGCGTTTCAATAGAAGATATTACTCAAGGTGAAAAATTAAATGTTACTTCAGCTATTGCTAAGAATGCTAAGGGTAATGTTGTCTATGAATTGAATGGTAATGTATACAGTAAGGCTCAACTTGAAAATCTCACATTAAATCCGGGTAATTATTTAGTTACCGCTGTGTACAGGGGAGATAAAAACTATCTTCCAGCCAGTGAAATGGTTAATGTTAATGTTTACAAAATCGTTCCAAAAATAACTGTCAATGATGTTTCAGTCAACTATAATGATGAAATTAAAATAAATGTCACTGTAGATGTTGCTGATTATTATACCGTATTTTTAGACAACAGATACAATGAGTCAATTACATTATATGTTGAGGATAATGCAACATTCCTATTCTCAAGTGAAAACTTCAAACCTGGTAGTTATGAAATCAGGGTTTATGTATTTGAAAGTGATGATCATGCTGAAGCATATGCAAATGCAACTTTAACAGTTAATAAAGCTAAAGGATTTTTCAATTTATCTAACGATTTAATTAATCCTGGTGAAAATGCAACTGTTAGTGTAACTATTCCAGTCAATGCATATGGAAACATTACCTATAAGGTATATGATGAGGATGCTGAACTAGTTTATAGTATCACTCAATCATGTTTGGAAGAACTTGTTGTTCCTAATTTGAATCCTGGAATATATATGGTCACAGGTACTTATGGGGGCGATTGCTACTACATTGATGGTTCCAAAATCAATTCCTGCACAATATTTGTCAGGGAATCTGCAGATGTAAACATTACTGTATCTGATATAAATTATGGTGAAAATGCCACTGTTATTGTTGAAGGTAATGTTGACGGTGAATATTTGGTTTATGTTGATGGCAATCCGTATACTGTAAATGTTGTTGAAGGTGTTGGAAATGTTAGTGTTGGTGATTTGGCTTTGGGCAGTCATGTTGCTAATGTTACCTTTTTAAACGGTAATTATTTTGGATTCAATTCCACAACATTTGAGGTTAACAAATCAAAATCAGATGTTGAAATTGACATTGAAGATGGAAATACTGGAATGCCTGTATTGAATTTCAGATTACCTACTGATGCTGGTGGAAATGTAACAGTGTATGTTAATGGCAAAGAGTCACAAGTCGTTAATTTGGTTAATGGAAGTGCAGTTATTGTTGTATCTGGTCTGATTATTGGTAATAATAATGTCACTGTTGCCTACAGCGGTGATGATAATTATGGTCCGGTTAACAAGTCTGTTGTCATCAATCGTAAGTCTACAATTGTCGCTTCAGATATGACCAGAGGATATAATAGTGGCTTGGATTATACTGCAACCTTATTTGACGGTAATGGATTACCTCTTGCAAATGCAGATGCAACAATCAAGGTAGGTACAAACATGTACACTGTCAAAACCGACTCCAATGGTGTCATTAATTTTAATAATAAATTGGCTACCGGAGATTATGCTGTTGTTATTTCTAATCCTGCAACAGGGGAATATAAATTAACTAATCTGAAAATTGTTCCAAGAATCACTGGTAATAAGGATGTAAAAATCTTCTTTGCTGACGGATCCAACTATAAAGTCAGAATCACTGGTGATGATGGCAATTACGTTGGAGCAGGTGAAACTGTCAGTATAAATGTTGGAGGCAAAACTTATTCTGTTAAAACAGATAATAATGGTTACGCTAACCTTAAATTAAGTTTAAAAGTTAAAAAACACACTATTACTGTAACTTATAAAGAATTTACTACTAAAAATACAGTAACAGTTAAATCTGTAGTAAAACCTGTTAAAAAGACAGTAAAAGTTAAAAAGACAGCTAAAAAACTTAAAATTAAAGTTAAACTCAAAGGCAAAAAGGTCCTTAAAAAGAAAAGGGTTTACTTGAAGTTTAAGGGTAAAACATACAAGGCAAAAACCAATAAAAAAGGAATTGCAACATTTAAAGTACCTAAAAAAGTTATCAAAAAACTTAAGAAAGGTAAAAAATACAAAGCAGTCTTTACCTACAAAGCAAAAGCAAACGGAAAAACAATCAAAAACACTGCTAAATGCTATGTAAAAGTAAAATAAACACAAAATTTTTGAGGATTTTTTAATCCTCACATTTTTCTTTTTTTAAGAGTGAAACTTTTCAGCTGAGGGTTTTAAGGACTCTATTTAAAATGATTGGTTAATTTTTGATTATTTCAATTGTTTTTTTCTCAGAAAAGCAATTCAGTTTAATTAATTTCACGGGTTATATAATTAAAACAAATCGTTATTCTATAATTTTAATACTTCTTATTTCACATTACTGGCAAGGTTTGTTAAAATCAATTCATTTTATAAAATGGCATGTATATCAATAATCTTTAAAAGTATTTTCTAATAAAAAAATGCTTGTTGTTAATGAAAATTTTACAATTCATTTAAACTGTAAATTCGCCAGTTAGAAACTTTTTTATTAAAAAATTACCATAAATATGAACATGTATAGTTTTGTCATTTGTTTTGCTGCATTGGTGGTATCATATTTCATTTAT
This window harbors:
- a CDS encoding Ig-like domain repeat protein — protein: LDAGKYTLVAIYDHDDFAFTSTTVDFEVYKANPTISVPNVEVEYNESIVLNIESDVASIYTIEIEDYKNVVFVNGSRTIVIDKTLNPGNYTIRVTSQERVNYISNSTEAILNVNENLPVFGLRISNTNLDDLENDNAGEIYSVVDISNNVQAKPLLAMRYFAVADTQSNENIGNSIDNNDLGEGDGEGRFMYQYDEDDDYKYFDTLEDAVDEAILYGAGIITVRGGTYSVSSMDIEGEVELTIRAYGDEEVIFDCGGEYYFMLLTYETEVEPIETPPFFEEYQTEGPTVTLENITIINGVATYGGAIDLEAGTLTLTNCNFYNNAADEGGAIYIGQSDAENDAMVIAVNTTFKNNYATSEGGAIYIASDNLDGQTTSASFYLCTFLDNYQGEDDKKVRNYFAGGNVEEITSQYCVFNGNGEIYNLTIDKINQTVYVNGTSNDAFDSVVLLYFGQAPLYTINNNGSCNFSITFEDVMGGNYTLGVMNDHNFNTYIFDVKFEMKVPNFIISEDEVYENLTDAIDAVAENGVIYANVNYYTEDNMEIDIRKSFTLKNFRDDGIIFDGSGAKWFFTIAEGCTVVFDGISFTDGAVKNHASIENYGTLIIKNCTFESFETGAIIYNLGLLNILNTTFTLNSVNNAVVWNDADLVIDTVEFSYNIVNISSVVYTNGAAEIVASNFTGNYNFGNGGVIYNTKSLSVKDTVFTENEGYNGGAVYNEGTLEVINSTFEDNTANGYGGAVYNGNEANILNSTFTGSSSEFDGGAIYNNNILTLDNSTLVGNTATGKGGAIYNNKSAVVTKSVFGINFADEFANIFNAGDIQFSENVFDFYDVILHIPDGEYGIPTTITGTLNPEFNMDLQVVLPGFVNNNYASVTISEGVFEYTTDILPKGIYDVVLNEVIYDGYGNIYYGQSIADRLIIHKANVYINITVDDIVLRNSLQAAPVLNISASKDGLLRILFNNKFSEVNVTGGQATLTLDEVGEGNYSVFVVREGDENHNDAVNTTTFKVTEYEGNFIVNSTGNKFDTLREALEDSSNDDVIYVNEGNYSGADNLGLTILGKKLSIISLGDVVFDGNSTDLSFLTIDETSEVTIYDVVITGFNGNQNRVIWNKGNLTIDGVTIFNNTLTGSDKSFIYNDGKLNIVESGFYDNKLYSANLIYSSSSSSIIVNESTFENNTIDGACVMILSHVNSAKIISNVFTENKIISELYNIIDVYNSENVLINSEFYNNTLDGEIIFAAGNNNLLVNNSIFTGNKASQIISSGYRDQITISGSLFTDNIVRNVVLSGGNNLSVLESVFSANTLSGNGALYIRSSVNATINGSVFTGNKADEYRNIYAQTSNLNITNSVFDAINVDFTVHDVDYGQTETIEGTVDIGVNFQFTVNLDINSNTYSVNVTGGKFTCNAGILNGGDYTVVLNPKDNNSNTFVFDKITKMFTVNRINPGLSVSIEDITQGEKLNVTSAIAKNAKGNVVYELNGNVYSKAQLENLTLNPGNYLVTAVYRGDKNYLPASEMVNVNVYKIVPKITVNDVSVNYNDEIKINVTVDVADYYTVFLDNRYNESITLYVEDNATFLFSSENFKPGSYEIRVYVFESDDHAEAYANATLTVNKAKGFFNLSNDLINPGENATVSVTIPVNAYGNITYKVYDEDAELVYSITQSCLEELVVPNLNPGIYMVTGTYGGDCYYIDGSKINSCTIFVRESADVNITVSDINYGENATVIVEGNVDGEYLVYVDGNPYTVNVVEGVGNVSVGDLALGSHVANVTFLNGNYFGFNSTTFEVNKSKSDVEIDIEDGNTGMPVLNFRLPTDAGGNVTVYVNGKESQVVNLVNGSAVIVVSGLIIGNNNVTVAYSGDDNYGPVNKSVVINRKSTIVASDMTRGYNSGLDYTATLFDGNGLPLANADATIKVGTNMYTVKTDSNGVINFNNKLATGDYAVVISNPATGEYKLTNLKIVPRITGNKDVKIFFADGSNYKVRITGDDGNYVGAGETVSINVGGKTYSVKTDNNGYANLKLSLKVKKHTITVTYKEFTTKNTVTVKSVVKPVKKTVKVKKTAKKLKIKVKLKGKKVLKKKRVYLKFKGKTYKAKTNKKGIATFKVPKKVIKKLKKGKKYKAVFTYKAKANGKTIKNTAKCYVKVK